Proteins found in one Paenibacillus wynnii genomic segment:
- the glnA gene encoding type I glutamate--ammonia ligase — protein MSFSKEDIIRIAKEENVRFIRLQFTDLLGTIKNVEIPYSQLEKALDNKMMFDGSSIEGYVRIEESDMYLYPDLSTWVIFPWVTDSRVARLICDVYMPDGTPFAGDPRGILKRCLKEAEEMGFTAMNVGPEPEFFLFKTDERGNPTTELNDQGGYFDLAPMDLGENCRREIVLTLEEMGFEVEASHHEVASGQHEIDFKYADAIKAADQIQTFKLVVKTVARQHGLHATFMPKPLFGMNGSGMHAHQSLFKGSENMFYDESDKLGLSKTARYYMAGILKHARAFAAITNPTVNSYKRLVPGYEAPCYVAWSASNRSPMIRIPASRGLSTRVEVRNPDPAANPYLALAVMLKAGLDGIKRQLELPAPIDRNIYIMSEEERIEEGIPSLPSDLKEALSELIRSQVITDALGEHALAHFYELKEIEWDIYRTQVHEWERNQYMTLY, from the coding sequence GTGAGCTTTTCTAAAGAGGATATTATAAGAATTGCCAAGGAAGAGAATGTCCGTTTTATTCGTCTGCAATTTACCGATCTGCTTGGAACAATTAAAAATGTGGAAATTCCTTACAGTCAACTCGAAAAGGCACTGGATAATAAGATGATGTTCGATGGATCTTCTATCGAAGGTTATGTTCGTATCGAAGAGTCTGATATGTATCTGTATCCAGATCTGAGCACATGGGTTATTTTCCCATGGGTAACGGATAGCCGTGTGGCACGTCTGATCTGTGACGTGTACATGCCGGATGGCACACCTTTTGCTGGAGACCCGCGCGGTATCCTCAAACGTTGTTTGAAGGAAGCAGAAGAAATGGGCTTTACTGCCATGAATGTTGGACCGGAACCTGAGTTTTTCTTGTTCAAAACGGACGAGAGAGGTAATCCTACAACTGAATTGAACGATCAAGGTGGATATTTTGATTTGGCGCCGATGGATCTTGGGGAAAACTGCCGTCGCGAAATCGTATTGACACTTGAGGAAATGGGATTTGAAGTTGAAGCATCCCATCATGAAGTGGCTTCTGGCCAGCATGAGATCGACTTCAAGTATGCTGACGCTATCAAAGCAGCTGATCAGATTCAAACTTTCAAGCTCGTTGTGAAGACGGTTGCCCGTCAACACGGCCTGCATGCAACTTTTATGCCTAAACCACTATTTGGTATGAACGGATCCGGTATGCACGCTCACCAATCCTTGTTCAAAGGCAGCGAGAACATGTTCTACGATGAAAGCGACAAGCTGGGACTCAGCAAAACCGCACGTTACTACATGGCTGGTATTTTGAAGCATGCACGTGCTTTTGCAGCGATTACCAATCCGACGGTGAACTCTTACAAACGTCTTGTACCTGGTTATGAAGCACCTTGCTATGTAGCTTGGTCAGCAAGTAACCGTAGTCCAATGATCCGTATCCCGGCATCTAGAGGCTTGAGTACTCGTGTTGAGGTTCGTAATCCGGACCCTGCAGCTAACCCTTACCTTGCGCTTGCTGTAATGTTGAAGGCTGGACTCGACGGTATCAAGCGTCAGCTTGAACTTCCTGCTCCAATTGACCGTAACATTTACATTATGTCTGAGGAAGAGCGTATTGAAGAAGGCATCCCTAGCTTGCCATCCGATTTGAAGGAAGCTCTAAGCGAATTGATCCGCAGTCAAGTAATTACTGATGCTCTCGGCGAACATGCCCTTGCTCATTTCTATGAGTTGAAAGAAATTGAATGGGATATCTACCGGACCCAAGTGCACGAGTGGGAACGTAATCAGTACATGACTCTTTACTAG
- a CDS encoding MerR family transcriptional regulator encodes MGDEIRRNMALFPIGIVMKLTDLSARQIRYYEQHSLIVPARTSGNQRLFSFNDVERLLEIKALIEKGVNIAGIKQVMNPVTKESEEATVITPDTEVRRRELSDSQLHRLLKQELVSGKRPGQVSLIQGELSRFFNK; translated from the coding sequence ATGGGTGATGAAATCCGCAGAAATATGGCATTATTTCCTATAGGTATCGTAATGAAGCTTACGGATTTATCTGCAAGACAAATCCGTTATTATGAGCAGCACAGCCTGATCGTACCTGCTCGTACTTCGGGGAACCAGCGTTTATTTTCATTTAATGATGTTGAACGTCTGCTAGAGATCAAAGCATTGATAGAGAAAGGTGTTAACATTGCCGGCATTAAGCAGGTAATGAACCCTGTCACCAAGGAATCTGAGGAAGCTACAGTGATTACCCCAGATACAGAGGTAAGGCGCAGAGAGTTGTCCGATTCCCAGCTTCACCGTTTATTGAAGCAGGAACTGGTCTCAGGTAAAAGACCGGGCCAAGTATCGCTAATTCAAGGAGAATTATCCCGGTTTTTTAATAAATAA
- a CDS encoding aminotransferase class I/II-fold pyridoxal phosphate-dependent enzyme — MAVFAEDLIQAAEAAEIEIESAVNQLNRIVDQNQWKVIEAFQKHQVSDFHFAGSTGYAYNDRGREVLELVYADVFGAEAALVRPHFASGTHTISTALFGVLRPGDELLYITGRPYDTLHKVVGKPGDGTGSLADFGISYREVALTDDGKVDWDEVSLAIHSKTKVIGIQRSRGYDWRSSFTVSEIGEMTNKVKALKADVIVFVDNCYGEFTEELEPPQVGADLVAGSLIKNPGGGIAETGGYICGKKELVELAAYRLTAPGIGGEVGAMLGTTRGIYQGLFMAPHTVGQAVKGSIFAASVFGRCGFRTRPAWNDYRTDLIQAVAFDGPEHLIAFVQGIQRAAAVDSHVVPEPWDMPGYEHPVIMAAGTFIQGGSLELSADAPIRAPYIGYMQGGLTYSHVKYGVLMALQTMRDRNLL, encoded by the coding sequence ATGGCAGTATTTGCAGAAGATCTAATACAGGCAGCTGAGGCTGCGGAAATTGAAATTGAAAGTGCTGTAAATCAACTGAACCGAATTGTGGACCAGAATCAATGGAAAGTTATTGAAGCCTTTCAAAAACATCAGGTCAGTGACTTCCATTTTGCCGGCTCTACAGGTTATGCCTATAATGACCGTGGGCGCGAGGTGCTTGAGCTTGTGTATGCTGATGTTTTTGGGGCTGAGGCGGCTTTGGTGCGCCCTCATTTTGCTTCAGGCACGCATACCATCTCTACAGCCTTATTTGGTGTGCTGCGGCCCGGGGATGAGCTGCTCTATATTACTGGACGGCCTTATGATACCCTTCACAAAGTGGTGGGTAAGCCGGGGGACGGGACAGGCTCCCTCGCCGATTTCGGAATATCATACCGTGAGGTTGCTTTAACTGATGATGGCAAGGTGGACTGGGATGAAGTCTCCCTCGCTATTCATTCTAAAACCAAAGTGATAGGGATACAGCGCTCGCGCGGATACGACTGGCGCTCGTCTTTTACAGTCTCTGAAATTGGTGAAATGACGAACAAAGTGAAGGCTTTAAAAGCAGATGTTATCGTATTCGTAGACAATTGTTATGGTGAATTTACTGAGGAACTGGAACCGCCGCAGGTCGGCGCTGATCTGGTAGCCGGCTCGTTGATTAAGAATCCGGGAGGCGGAATTGCGGAGACTGGCGGTTATATCTGCGGTAAGAAGGAACTGGTAGAATTGGCTGCGTACCGCTTGACTGCTCCGGGTATTGGTGGGGAAGTAGGCGCTATGTTGGGTACCACTCGAGGGATTTACCAAGGACTTTTTATGGCTCCGCATACAGTAGGACAAGCTGTTAAAGGAAGCATATTTGCCGCATCCGTATTCGGGCGATGCGGATTCCGGACTAGGCCGGCTTGGAATGATTACCGGACGGATCTGATTCAGGCTGTGGCATTTGACGGCCCTGAGCATCTCATAGCATTCGTTCAGGGGATTCAACGAGCAGCTGCTGTCGATAGTCATGTTGTACCTGAGCCATGGGATATGCCCGGATATGAGCATCCTGTCATAATGGCGGCAGGTACATTTATACAAGGTGGAAGCTTGGAGTTATCTGCTGACGCGCCTATTCGTGCGCCTTATATTGGGTATATGCAAGGTGGATTGACCTACTCTCACGTTAAGTACGGGGTACTTATGGCGCTGCAAACTATGCGAGATCGTAATTTATTGTAA
- the hflX gene encoding GTPase HflX produces MAITTHDTTTDIQDRAILVSLVTDKIKRTGIDPELSLQELVQLAETAGVEVLDVLRQNKETPDSKWFIGKGKVEELRMAADGLGATTAIFDQELSGAQVRNLEETLDLKIIDRTQLILDIFAGRAKTREGIIQVELAQLSYLLPRLSGQGKNLSRLGGGIGTRGPGESKLEMDRRHIRDRITELKRQLDEVIKTRELHRERRRKSGAIQVALVGYTNAGKSTLLKQLTDADVYIENQLFATLDPTSRVLALPGGKDVVLTDTVGFIQNLPHHLVAAFRSTLEEVNEANLVLHVVDSSSPMRAEQMDVVQSILQDLGAAGKPQITLFNKIDLCQPEEKEMLPSDTRHLKVSAYNPEDLERITNVIQDELAGDTLIFRIPGDRGDLSSLLYRVGEVLEQTYDENDVLYNVRLNKEDYVKWGYMLTDFVDQPEVGVIKDETQF; encoded by the coding sequence ATGGCAATAACAACACATGATACAACTACAGATATACAGGATAGAGCAATACTGGTCAGTCTGGTTACAGATAAAATTAAGCGAACGGGGATCGATCCAGAGCTTTCTCTACAGGAACTGGTTCAATTGGCCGAAACAGCGGGTGTAGAGGTGCTGGATGTACTGCGCCAAAACAAAGAAACTCCGGATTCAAAATGGTTTATCGGCAAAGGTAAGGTTGAGGAGCTGCGAATGGCTGCTGACGGATTAGGAGCCACCACCGCAATATTTGATCAGGAGTTGTCTGGTGCCCAAGTACGGAATCTAGAGGAAACCCTTGATTTGAAAATCATCGACCGGACTCAGCTAATCCTGGACATCTTTGCAGGCCGTGCAAAGACCCGTGAGGGTATTATTCAGGTGGAGCTGGCCCAGTTGTCTTATTTGCTGCCCCGGCTTTCGGGACAGGGGAAGAACCTTTCGAGACTTGGCGGCGGTATAGGTACGAGAGGTCCTGGTGAGAGTAAGCTTGAAATGGATCGACGTCATATCCGTGACCGGATTACTGAACTGAAACGCCAGCTTGATGAGGTTATTAAGACCCGTGAATTGCATCGTGAGCGTCGCCGTAAGAGTGGGGCTATTCAAGTTGCTTTGGTTGGTTATACCAATGCTGGCAAGTCGACTCTCCTGAAGCAATTGACCGATGCGGATGTATATATCGAGAATCAGTTGTTCGCAACTCTGGACCCTACTTCACGCGTTCTTGCACTTCCTGGCGGTAAAGATGTAGTTCTTACGGATACTGTAGGTTTTATTCAGAATCTCCCGCATCATCTGGTAGCTGCTTTCCGCTCTACACTGGAGGAAGTTAATGAGGCGAATCTGGTGCTGCATGTGGTAGACTCCTCGTCACCGATGCGTGCGGAACAGATGGATGTTGTTCAATCCATCCTTCAGGATTTGGGAGCCGCTGGTAAACCGCAAATTACATTGTTTAATAAAATAGACCTTTGTCAGCCTGAAGAGAAGGAAATGCTGCCATCGGACACCCGCCACTTAAAGGTCAGCGCTTATAATCCGGAGGATTTAGAGCGGATTACGAATGTGATACAGGATGAACTCGCCGGTGATACGTTGATCTTTAGGATTCCGGGTGACCGTGGAGATCTTTCTTCACTGCTCTATAGAGTAGGAGAAGTATTAGAACAAACCTATGATGAGAACGATGTTCTCTACAATGTCCGTCTAAATAAAGAGGATTATGTGAAATGGGGATATATGCTTACTGATTTTGTGGATCAACCAGAGGTTGGTGTCATTAAGGACGAAACGCAGTTTTAG
- a CDS encoding AAA family ATPase — protein sequence MNGHIAATSGREESRPSRQINIVLRNQEPPIVSSPSGDNETAPPKGHSHSGLFQEISRELDALVGLDNIKELVFEIYALLQIAQMRSEAGLASGGQAYHMVFKGNPGTGKTTVARIVAKLFQRMGVLSKGHLIEVERADLVGEYIGHTAQKTRDLVKKALGGILFIDEAYSLARGGEKDFGKEAIDTLVKSMEDHRSQFVLILAGYSGEIDYFLMSNPGLPSRFPIQVEFPDYTIDQLLQIAELMAKERDYILMPQAILKLKQYLLQEKTESIHAFSNARYVRNSIEKAVRNQAVRILTQFENSSPGKQELMSLRTEDFRL from the coding sequence ATGAATGGACACATAGCTGCGACAAGCGGGCGGGAGGAAAGCAGACCGTCAAGACAAATAAATATTGTATTGCGGAATCAAGAGCCTCCAATCGTGAGCAGTCCATCTGGAGATAATGAGACTGCACCGCCGAAGGGGCATAGTCACAGCGGGCTTTTCCAGGAAATTAGCCGTGAACTGGACGCCCTGGTAGGACTGGATAATATCAAGGAATTGGTCTTTGAAATTTACGCCTTGCTGCAGATTGCTCAAATGCGCAGTGAAGCGGGACTTGCCAGTGGAGGGCAGGCTTATCATATGGTTTTCAAAGGAAACCCAGGAACAGGGAAGACAACAGTTGCCCGCATTGTCGCTAAGCTGTTTCAGCGAATGGGAGTACTGTCCAAGGGGCATTTGATTGAGGTGGAACGAGCGGATCTTGTAGGGGAATACATTGGTCATACCGCACAGAAGACACGAGATCTTGTCAAGAAAGCGCTTGGTGGGATTCTTTTTATTGATGAAGCTTACAGTCTTGCGCGTGGCGGAGAAAAGGACTTTGGTAAAGAAGCAATAGATACTCTTGTTAAATCTATGGAAGATCATCGCAGTCAATTTGTACTCATACTGGCGGGTTACTCCGGAGAGATTGATTATTTTTTGATGAGTAATCCCGGGCTTCCTTCACGCTTTCCGATCCAGGTTGAATTTCCCGATTACACGATCGATCAGCTGCTGCAAATTGCCGAATTGATGGCTAAGGAACGAGATTATATTTTGATGCCTCAGGCTATACTCAAACTAAAGCAATACTTATTGCAGGAGAAAACGGAGAGTATCCATGCTTTCAGTAATGCCCGCTATGTGCGAAATTCAATTGAGAAGGCTGTTCGCAACCAGGCTGTGCGTATACTGACTCAGTTTGAGAACAGCAGTCCTGGTAAGCAAGAACTGATGTCGCTACGTACAGAGGATTTTAGGCTGTAA
- a CDS encoding YdcF family protein gives MKMEWQGGSGSSPIRIMSRKRRFRSMRGVKITFVALLIVGLLWCAFSFWNINRTVTTTPMTGGDVGIVLGMSMWGDEPSPGLKERLDYGLKLYKEGKFPRFIVTGGLDKPDLKYTEAQGMRNYLVQQGVPEDRIYVENKATSTYENLLFSKEIMAREGWSSAVIITHTYHGRRSQEIAAELGYAKTELGLTDSKIMSMAWHKSREILAYTKWKGKQFTLQFGS, from the coding sequence ATGAAAATGGAATGGCAGGGTGGTAGCGGATCTTCCCCGATCCGGATAATGTCCAGAAAACGAAGATTTAGATCCATGCGTGGGGTGAAAATTACATTCGTTGCTTTGCTGATTGTTGGACTTCTCTGGTGTGCATTCTCTTTTTGGAATATCAACCGGACAGTGACTACAACTCCCATGACAGGTGGTGATGTCGGTATCGTACTTGGCATGTCGATGTGGGGGGATGAGCCGAGTCCCGGTTTGAAGGAAAGGCTGGATTACGGCCTTAAGCTTTATAAAGAGGGTAAATTCCCTCGGTTTATCGTTACAGGCGGATTAGATAAACCGGATCTTAAGTATACTGAAGCTCAAGGAATGCGAAATTACCTCGTTCAGCAGGGAGTGCCGGAAGATCGCATTTATGTGGAGAACAAGGCCACCAGTACTTATGAAAACTTATTATTCAGTAAAGAAATTATGGCTCGTGAAGGTTGGTCCAGTGCTGTAATCATTACGCATACGTATCATGGACGGCGCTCGCAGGAGATTGCAGCTGAACTTGGCTATGCCAAAACGGAGCTAGGTTTGACTGATTCAAAAATTATGTCCATGGCTTGGCATAAATCCCGGGAGATACTGGCCTACACCAAATGGAAAGGTAAGCAGTTTACCTTGCAGTTTGGCAGTTAA
- a CDS encoding DUF402 domain-containing protein codes for MKRKFGDRANWRRITRRHFACRYVESREFNGFITLYTIYGLKEPLWKSYGRHTYRIADKGYSWLQYFPKDSHYIVTAMFDDKQNIIQWYIDTCKVQGVTDQGVPWFDDLYLDVVVLWNGEVFLLDEDELDEALEHSDITDSEYNLAWATANTLLRSIDAHAFPYFSLSLKHRAELFHNGDFRRK; via the coding sequence ATGAAACGTAAATTCGGAGACCGGGCCAACTGGCGCCGGATTACGCGCCGCCATTTTGCCTGCCGCTATGTGGAAAGCAGGGAATTCAATGGTTTCATCACGCTTTACACAATCTACGGGCTTAAAGAACCGTTGTGGAAGAGCTATGGCAGGCATACATACCGCATTGCAGACAAAGGGTATTCGTGGCTGCAGTATTTCCCTAAAGACAGTCATTATATTGTGACTGCTATGTTCGATGATAAGCAAAATATTATTCAGTGGTACATTGATACCTGTAAGGTACAGGGGGTCACAGATCAAGGCGTTCCTTGGTTTGATGATCTATACCTCGATGTGGTGGTGCTTTGGAACGGAGAGGTATTTCTGTTGGACGAGGATGAGCTGGACGAGGCGCTGGAGCATAGCGACATTACAGATAGCGAGTACAATCTTGCCTGGGCTACTGCTAACACCTTGTTACGGAGTATCGATGCCCATGCCTTTCCTTATTTCTCTCTTTCCTTGAAGCACCGGGCCGAATTGTTCCATAATGGAGATTTCAGGAGGAAATGA